One Edaphobacter bradus DNA window includes the following coding sequences:
- the kdpA gene encoding potassium-transporting ATPase subunit KdpA yields MDFHSILQYVIFLAVATALVRPLGGYIEKVFSRQTTVLDRLCVPVERLIYRVADIDSNVEMTSTQYAVCFVLFSLAGTLLLYAILRLQRFLPWFFPQYFTTPLSPDLSLNTAISFSTTTTWQAYAGENTMSYFSQMVGLCAQNFLAGAAGLAIGIAFIRGFARQLTDTLGNFWVDTTRALLWILLPGALVGAMLLVWQGVPMNFHHYVVASSLEGSKQVIPQGPVAALEFIKNLGTNGGGFFNTNGAHPYENPTPLTNFMEMLAIVLLPAALTNTFGRMIRQPRQGWLLYSVMVLLFTIGLISVHLFEQHGNPRLGGVDYHNSVSQAGGNMEGKEVRFGIAGSTLTAVVTSNTATGSNNSMHDSYTSFGGLVLLVNLLLGELVFGGLGTGIYSMVMIAAIAVFLAGLMVGRTPEYLGKKIGPAENKLIILYALAAPATILSLTALAISTKAGLAGLTTNAGPHGLTEILFAYSSCFANNGQSFAGLSANTVFYNITTALAMMAGRFGLAVPALACAGLFARQRNTPSSTGTLRTDGLTFGIFLTVCLIVVTALSYLPVLVLGPVLEHLMFGI; encoded by the coding sequence ATGGATTTCCATAGTATCTTGCAATACGTTATCTTCCTGGCTGTTGCAACCGCCCTGGTGAGGCCATTGGGCGGGTACATAGAGAAGGTCTTTTCCAGACAGACGACCGTGCTGGATCGACTATGCGTTCCAGTCGAGCGGCTTATATACCGTGTTGCGGACATTGATTCAAATGTGGAGATGACCTCCACTCAGTACGCAGTGTGTTTTGTGCTCTTTAGTCTGGCCGGCACGCTTTTGTTATATGCCATTCTCAGATTGCAGCGTTTCCTGCCATGGTTCTTTCCTCAGTACTTCACCACGCCGCTATCCCCGGATTTATCTCTCAATACAGCGATCAGCTTCTCGACCACCACGACCTGGCAAGCGTACGCCGGCGAGAACACGATGAGTTACTTCAGCCAGATGGTAGGTCTTTGCGCACAGAACTTCCTGGCCGGCGCAGCTGGACTCGCTATAGGTATAGCTTTCATCAGGGGCTTTGCTCGTCAACTCACAGACACGCTTGGCAATTTCTGGGTTGATACTACTCGCGCATTGCTTTGGATCCTTTTGCCGGGTGCTCTGGTCGGGGCCATGCTGCTCGTATGGCAGGGAGTTCCGATGAACTTCCACCATTACGTGGTTGCGTCTTCTCTCGAGGGCTCCAAGCAGGTGATTCCGCAAGGGCCTGTCGCAGCACTTGAGTTCATCAAGAATCTGGGGACGAACGGAGGTGGCTTCTTCAACACGAATGGTGCTCATCCCTACGAAAACCCCACACCGCTAACCAACTTCATGGAAATGCTGGCTATCGTGCTCTTGCCGGCGGCCTTAACGAACACCTTCGGCAGAATGATTCGCCAACCCCGCCAGGGCTGGTTGCTTTACTCCGTGATGGTCCTCCTGTTCACCATTGGATTGATCTCAGTACACCTCTTTGAACAACACGGAAACCCACGTCTCGGCGGCGTCGACTACCACAACAGTGTGTCTCAAGCCGGCGGAAACATGGAAGGGAAAGAGGTCCGCTTTGGCATCGCCGGCTCTACGTTAACCGCTGTCGTGACGTCAAACACCGCTACTGGATCGAACAACTCGATGCACGACAGTTACACCTCCTTTGGAGGGCTGGTCCTCCTAGTCAATCTTCTGCTCGGGGAACTTGTCTTCGGAGGTCTCGGCACAGGTATCTACAGCATGGTGATGATTGCTGCCATCGCCGTGTTTCTGGCGGGTCTTATGGTAGGTCGTACTCCGGAATATCTCGGTAAGAAGATAGGTCCGGCGGAAAACAAATTGATCATCCTCTACGCCCTGGCTGCCCCGGCGACCATCCTTTCGCTGACCGCGCTTGCTATTAGTACCAAAGCCGGACTCGCCGGCCTGACCACTAACGCGGGACCCCACGGTCTTACTGAAATTCTCTTTGCTTACTCGTCCTGCTTTGCCAACAATGGACAAAGTTTCGCAGGTCTCAGCGCCAATACCGTTTTCTATAACATCACTACTGCGCTGGCCATGATGGCGGGGAGGTTTGGATTGGCAGTTCCGGCCCTGGCTTGTGCGGGTTTGTTCGCACGGCAGAGAAATACACCCTCCTCAACGGGAACTCTTCGCACAGACGGTCTTACATTTGGGATTTTCCTGACCGTCTGTCTAATAGTGGTGACTGCGCTGAGCTATCTTCCGGTACTAGTCCTCGGCCCCGTGCTTGAGCATTTGATGTTCGGAATTTAG
- a CDS encoding HD domain-containing protein, with product MTRRSFLKTTTVAAGASAIGGTLVKDAEAQTAENRPTFRRPKVILPVPTPQSMYQHAQPGVPDTQLTREATGLLHEFSTPLLFNHSHRVFFWANELGRQTGHKYDQELLFVCAAFHDMGLLKKFSSADDRFEVDSANAVRQFLEHHNVPAARIQVAWDAISLHTTPGIAAYKPIEVELLYNGVGLDVLGIGYETFPEELRKEIVAQYPRVNFKQDIAKAFLGGFEHKTQTTEGTCNEDICSHFIRNYKRSNFHEQIQNSLFQNS from the coding sequence ATGACACGACGTTCGTTTTTGAAGACGACCACTGTTGCCGCGGGAGCAAGTGCAATCGGCGGCACATTGGTCAAAGACGCAGAAGCACAGACAGCAGAAAACCGTCCTACTTTTCGCCGCCCTAAAGTTATCCTTCCCGTACCGACACCGCAGTCCATGTATCAGCACGCACAGCCTGGCGTTCCCGACACGCAATTGACGCGTGAGGCGACCGGTCTCCTTCATGAGTTCAGCACTCCTTTGCTGTTCAATCACTCGCACCGCGTCTTCTTCTGGGCGAACGAACTGGGCCGCCAGACGGGTCACAAGTACGATCAGGAGCTGCTCTTTGTTTGCGCAGCATTCCACGACATGGGGTTATTGAAGAAGTTCTCGAGCGCCGATGATCGTTTCGAGGTCGACAGCGCGAACGCCGTTCGCCAGTTCCTCGAACACCACAATGTACCTGCCGCGCGTATCCAGGTGGCGTGGGACGCCATCTCTCTCCACACGACGCCCGGCATCGCCGCCTACAAGCCGATCGAGGTAGAACTTCTTTACAACGGTGTTGGCCTGGATGTACTCGGAATCGGGTACGAGACATTTCCCGAAGAGCTGCGCAAGGAGATTGTCGCGCAGTATCCTCGTGTGAACTTCAAGCAGGATATCGCGAAGGCATTCCTCGGCGGTTTTGAGCACAAGACCCAGACAACCGAGGGCACCTGCAACGAGGACATCTGCTCGCACTTCATTCGTAATTACAAGCGGAGCAACTTCCACGAACAGATTCAAAACTCCCTGTTTCAGAACTCCTAG
- a CDS encoding GlxA family transcriptional regulator, producing the protein MRRIVISGPQPVQVLDVTGPLEVFSNVPDYQVVVVTTDGSHELQTNRGINLGGAVPHDSVSGPIDTLVVAGGPGAECGKYDDAYLRWISEAASRSRRVASICTGAFILAAAGLLDGKRVVTHWSFCDRLAREFPKVNVLPNPIFLRDGPIYTSAGITAGIDLSLALVEEDHGHQTALAVARQLVMFLVRPGGQAQYSHMLSRQATTYEPLRELQVYMLENLRADLSVEALADRIGMSPRHFSRVCLREMKMNPGQFVDRLRVEAAQQMIDSSSMGLKEIADACGFRSADSMRRTFQRVIGITAGEYTERFKRVKH; encoded by the coding sequence ATGCGAAGAATTGTTATCAGCGGTCCACAGCCAGTCCAGGTCCTCGACGTGACCGGTCCACTCGAGGTCTTCTCGAATGTTCCGGATTATCAGGTGGTGGTTGTCACCACCGACGGTTCGCATGAGCTCCAGACCAATCGAGGCATTAACCTGGGAGGCGCAGTGCCTCACGACAGTGTCTCCGGTCCAATCGACACCCTTGTCGTTGCAGGTGGTCCGGGAGCGGAGTGTGGCAAGTACGACGATGCGTATCTTCGCTGGATTTCGGAGGCAGCAAGCAGATCTCGTCGCGTAGCCTCGATCTGCACAGGAGCTTTCATTCTTGCGGCCGCAGGTCTCCTCGATGGAAAGCGCGTTGTGACGCATTGGAGCTTCTGCGACCGGCTTGCGCGAGAGTTTCCCAAAGTGAACGTTCTGCCAAATCCCATTTTTCTTCGCGATGGGCCAATCTATACTTCGGCTGGCATCACGGCTGGAATTGATCTTTCCCTTGCATTGGTGGAGGAAGACCACGGGCACCAGACCGCCCTTGCGGTGGCGCGGCAACTGGTCATGTTCCTTGTTCGACCAGGCGGTCAGGCACAGTACAGCCACATGCTCTCTCGCCAAGCGACAACCTACGAACCTCTACGAGAGCTGCAAGTCTACATGCTTGAGAATCTACGAGCAGACCTTTCTGTCGAAGCTCTGGCCGACAGGATAGGAATGAGCCCAAGACACTTTTCACGAGTTTGCCTTCGTGAGATGAAGATGAATCCAGGGCAGTTTGTGGATCGACTGCGGGTGGAAGCCGCACAGCAGATGATCGATAGTTCGTCTATGGGCTTGAAGGAGATCGCTGACGCATGCGGTTTCAGATCTGCGGATTCGATGCGTCGAACCTTCCAGCGCGTGATTGGCATTACCGCCGGTGAATACACCGAACGATTCAAACGCGTGAAACACTAA
- a CDS encoding peptidoglycan-binding domain-containing protein, which yields MHSLILHAGTLYPEPKRYDSRLNGEFQKFSVGPLPDLLARDARLCLIYLGFHPGPVDWVAGRQTLSALAEFQSLNNLPVTTSIDAGTVAQLRNTLPPI from the coding sequence CTGCACTCGCTCATTTTACATGCGGGCACTCTATACCCAGAACCTAAGCGATACGATAGTCGACTAAACGGAGAGTTTCAGAAGTTTTCTGTTGGTCCGCTCCCTGACCTCCTTGCCCGCGATGCGCGACTGTGCCTGATCTATCTAGGTTTCCACCCCGGACCCGTTGACTGGGTAGCAGGTAGACAAACCCTTTCCGCACTCGCGGAGTTTCAATCACTAAACAACTTGCCGGTGACGACGTCGATTGACGCGGGAACCGTTGCGCAGCTTCGGAACACCTTGCCTCCGATATGA
- the metE gene encoding 5-methyltetrahydropteroyltriglutamate--homocysteine S-methyltransferase, whose amino-acid sequence MVADSKTSHFEKLRSANLGFPRMGRQRELKFALEGYWAGKRTEQELLDTASALRKEHWKLQQAAGIHFIPSNDFSLYDQVLDALVLVGATPERFGNGPVTLERYFAMARNCREQTAMEMTKWFDTNYHYLVPEWSAGISFQIDTTKLLGEVREAHSLGIETRPVLIGPLTLLLLGKGVDGFDPMMLLPKLTAAYKRILKALVAEGIKWIQIDEPMLVTDLEASARDAYRQVYAELKSVPLNLMLTTYFDSVGDNLQTAIELDTAGLHIDVVRAPEQLRVTLGALKPEQILSVGCVEGRNIWLTDFSSVTPLLDEAVSQLGPDRVLIAPSCSLLHAPHDLRSEVKLSPRIKGWLRFAEEKLAEIVALTSHDEAAYQANAAAVADRGVAETTSNPKVRTALAALQDQDFRRRSPYPQRALVQRKELGLPLLPTTTIGSFPQTAEVRKHRAAAKHGHETVETYEAFLKETIAQCIREQERIGLDVLVHGEFERNDMVEYFAEFLDGFAFTENGWVQSYGSRCVKPPVIYGDVSRPAPMTLKWTDYARSLTSRPLKGMLTGPITILQWSFVRNDIPRRQTAWQIALALRDEVEDLEAAGIRIIQVDEPALREGLPLRCADWPAYLEWAVKAFKLATSGVGDETQIHTHMCYCEFEDILPSIAALDADVISMESARSRMELLEAFRAHKYPNEIGPGVYDIHSPRVPSADEMRELLTLALDVLKPEQVWVNPDCGLKTRGWPETVSALENMCRAASELRVQISA is encoded by the coding sequence ATGGTTGCAGACAGCAAAACATCACACTTTGAAAAACTGAGGAGCGCGAATCTGGGCTTTCCCAGGATGGGCCGTCAACGCGAACTGAAGTTTGCGCTGGAAGGCTACTGGGCGGGGAAACGCACGGAACAGGAGCTTCTGGACACTGCCTCTGCCCTGCGAAAAGAGCATTGGAAACTCCAGCAGGCGGCAGGTATCCATTTCATTCCGTCCAATGATTTCTCTCTCTACGATCAGGTGCTCGACGCCCTGGTTCTTGTGGGTGCGACGCCAGAGCGCTTTGGCAACGGGCCGGTAACGCTGGAGCGGTATTTCGCCATGGCGCGCAACTGTCGCGAACAGACGGCGATGGAGATGACGAAGTGGTTTGATACCAACTACCACTATCTCGTCCCCGAGTGGAGTGCAGGTATCTCCTTTCAAATAGATACGACGAAACTGCTCGGTGAAGTACGTGAGGCCCATTCGCTCGGTATCGAGACCAGACCCGTGCTTATAGGACCCCTGACACTGCTCCTGCTCGGCAAAGGGGTCGATGGCTTCGATCCGATGATGTTGCTGCCGAAGCTGACCGCCGCATATAAGCGAATTTTGAAAGCGCTTGTGGCAGAAGGTATCAAGTGGATTCAGATTGATGAGCCAATGCTCGTAACCGACCTGGAGGCAAGCGCGAGGGATGCTTATCGGCAGGTCTATGCAGAGCTGAAGTCAGTTCCCTTAAATCTCATGCTGACCACTTACTTCGATTCGGTCGGTGACAATCTGCAAACGGCAATCGAACTTGACACTGCCGGCCTTCATATCGATGTTGTCCGAGCACCGGAACAACTTAGGGTGACTCTTGGAGCGTTGAAGCCGGAACAGATCTTGAGCGTGGGCTGCGTCGAAGGGCGCAACATCTGGCTGACAGATTTCTCGTCCGTTACTCCATTGTTGGATGAGGCCGTCAGCCAACTTGGTCCGGATCGAGTGCTTATTGCCCCCTCCTGCTCTCTGCTGCATGCGCCTCATGATCTTCGTAGTGAAGTAAAGCTGTCACCGCGCATCAAGGGCTGGCTGCGCTTCGCGGAAGAAAAACTTGCGGAGATTGTCGCTTTGACCAGCCACGACGAGGCAGCATACCAGGCCAATGCCGCCGCTGTGGCCGATCGGGGGGTCGCAGAAACAACGAGCAATCCAAAGGTCCGTACTGCTCTGGCTGCGCTTCAGGATCAGGACTTCCGACGCAGATCACCGTACCCCCAACGCGCCCTTGTCCAGCGCAAGGAACTAGGGCTTCCTCTCCTGCCGACCACGACCATTGGCTCCTTTCCGCAGACGGCAGAGGTTCGCAAGCATCGTGCTGCCGCGAAGCACGGACACGAAACGGTTGAGACGTATGAAGCCTTCCTCAAGGAAACTATTGCACAGTGCATCCGCGAGCAGGAGCGTATCGGTCTCGATGTGCTCGTGCATGGAGAGTTTGAACGCAATGACATGGTTGAGTATTTCGCCGAGTTCCTGGATGGGTTCGCCTTCACAGAGAACGGCTGGGTGCAGAGCTATGGTTCGCGTTGCGTGAAGCCACCTGTCATCTATGGCGATGTATCCCGCCCGGCACCGATGACGCTGAAGTGGACAGACTACGCTCGTTCGCTCACGTCCCGCCCCCTCAAGGGAATGCTTACTGGTCCGATCACCATTCTGCAATGGTCGTTCGTCCGCAATGATATTCCACGCCGGCAGACGGCATGGCAGATTGCGCTTGCATTGCGGGACGAAGTTGAGGACCTCGAAGCGGCCGGCATCCGAATCATCCAGGTAGATGAACCCGCTCTGCGCGAGGGTCTCCCGCTCCGGTGCGCGGACTGGCCAGCCTATCTTGAATGGGCCGTCAAGGCGTTCAAGTTGGCTACTAGCGGGGTTGGAGACGAAACGCAGATTCACACGCATATGTGCTACTGCGAGTTCGAAGATATTCTCCCGTCCATTGCAGCCCTCGACGCCGATGTCATCTCAATGGAGTCGGCCCGTTCTCGGATGGAATTGCTCGAAGCGTTCCGCGCTCATAAGTATCCGAACGAAATTGGGCCGGGTGTGTATGACATCCATTCTCCAAGAGTGCCCTCCGCCGATGAAATGCGGGAGCTGCTCACGTTGGCCCTCGATGTCTTGAAGCCAGAACAGGTCTGGGTCAACCCGGATTGTGGACTCAAGACGCGCGGCTGGCCCGAGACCGTGTCTGCGCTCGAGAACATGTGCAGAGCCGCATCCGAGCTGCGGGTGCAGATCAGCGCGTAG
- the queD gene encoding 6-carboxytetrahydropterin synthase QueD — protein MYEVTVEATFSSGHYLRDYHGKCENPHGHNYRVLVTLVGKELDSSGLLLDFKELKRLLRPIVEYLDHNMINELEPFTVLNPSAENLARYFFDQTNTRLLELTRGRVRVAQSTVFETDSSAATYRE, from the coding sequence ATGTACGAAGTAACAGTCGAAGCAACATTCTCTTCAGGTCATTACCTGAGGGATTATCACGGAAAATGTGAAAACCCACACGGGCACAACTATAGGGTATTGGTCACATTGGTCGGAAAAGAGCTGGATAGTAGTGGGCTACTGCTCGACTTCAAAGAACTTAAACGACTCCTTCGTCCTATCGTTGAATACCTCGATCACAACATGATTAACGAACTGGAGCCGTTTACGGTGTTGAATCCGTCGGCGGAAAATCTGGCCCGGTACTTCTTCGACCAGACAAATACCCGACTCCTTGAATTGACCAGGGGACGTGTTCGGGTCGCCCAGAGCACCGTCTTTGAGACGGACTCATCGGCGGCAACTTACAGGGAATGA
- a CDS encoding peroxiredoxin: MSLRINDVAPDFTAETTQGPISFHQWIGDNWAVLFSHPKDFTPVCTTELGVVASLEQQFAARGAKVIGLSVDPVDNHTKWAQDIKEVTGATINYPVIADTELKVAKLYDMLPGDAGDSCEGRTPADNATVRMVFVIGPDKRIKLLLAYPMTTGRNFDEIIRVLDSIQLTAKHKVATPANWRQGEDVIITGAVSNEEAAKIFPGYKTVKPYLRTTSQPQ, from the coding sequence ATGTCACTCCGTATCAACGATGTAGCTCCTGACTTCACTGCCGAAACCACGCAGGGCCCGATCAGCTTTCACCAGTGGATCGGCGACAACTGGGCCGTCCTCTTCTCCCACCCCAAGGACTTCACGCCGGTGTGCACCACCGAGTTGGGAGTGGTTGCCTCACTCGAGCAGCAGTTCGCGGCGCGCGGAGCCAAGGTGATTGGCTTGAGCGTCGACCCCGTCGACAACCACACCAAGTGGGCTCAGGACATCAAGGAGGTGACCGGCGCCACCATCAACTACCCCGTCATCGCCGACACGGAGCTGAAGGTAGCGAAGCTCTATGACATGCTGCCGGGCGACGCCGGCGACAGCTGCGAAGGCCGCACACCGGCCGACAATGCCACGGTGCGCATGGTGTTCGTGATTGGGCCAGACAAGCGCATCAAGCTGCTGCTCGCCTATCCGATGACCACTGGACGCAACTTCGACGAAATTATCCGCGTACTGGACTCAATTCAGCTGACAGCCAAGCATAAGGTGGCGACACCGGCGAACTGGAGGCAGGGTGAGGACGTCATCATCACCGGGGCGGTCTCTAACGAAGAGGCTGCGAAGATCTTCCCGGGCTATAAGACCGTCAAACCTTATCTCCGCACAACGTCCCAGCCGCAGTAG
- a CDS encoding PhzF family phenazine biosynthesis protein produces the protein MSTFPPPPTAHTAYDFAQVDVFAERPMEGNQLAVFCDARGLSTEEMQTIARETNLSETTFILPREAAVERERGVRVRIFTTQEELPFAGHPTLGTASWLYWNHPVLRGADVITLELGVGPIPVRFTPSEPNQHGVFGTMRQNDPVFGAFLRDHAALAPILHLGTDDLDPDLPIQMVTTGNPFCIVPLRSLEAASRLALSQSAEVRAYLQRTGAKFFYFITRAEAGSGADWHARMQFYNGEDPATGSAAGPAIAYLVRNGAAASGKTIVIEQGVEMLRPSRLHVSATLSGDSVTNVFVGGRTIPVAMGRLFLP, from the coding sequence ATGTCAACCTTTCCGCCCCCGCCCACTGCCCACACTGCCTACGACTTCGCCCAGGTCGATGTCTTCGCCGAGCGCCCGATGGAGGGCAATCAGCTCGCGGTATTCTGCGATGCACGCGGCCTCTCAACTGAGGAGATGCAGACGATTGCCCGCGAGACGAACCTCTCCGAGACGACCTTCATCCTGCCTCGCGAGGCTGCGGTGGAACGAGAGCGCGGCGTACGGGTCCGCATCTTCACGACGCAGGAAGAACTGCCCTTTGCGGGGCATCCCACGCTTGGCACTGCGAGCTGGCTCTACTGGAACCATCCTGTGCTCCGCGGTGCGGACGTGATCACGCTGGAGCTTGGCGTGGGGCCGATCCCTGTACGGTTCACTCCGTCCGAGCCCAACCAGCATGGCGTCTTTGGCACGATGCGGCAGAACGATCCCGTCTTCGGAGCGTTTCTTCGCGACCACGCGGCGCTGGCTCCCATCCTGCATCTCGGGACGGACGATCTCGATCCCGATCTGCCCATCCAGATGGTGACGACGGGCAACCCATTCTGCATCGTTCCGTTGCGATCGCTCGAAGCCGCCTCACGACTGGCCCTGTCGCAGAGCGCCGAGGTGCGCGCTTACCTGCAACGCACCGGTGCAAAGTTCTTCTACTTCATCACGCGAGCTGAAGCCGGCTCCGGCGCAGACTGGCACGCGAGGATGCAGTTCTACAACGGAGAAGATCCTGCTACTGGATCGGCTGCTGGACCCGCAATTGCTTACCTCGTTCGTAATGGAGCGGCGGCGAGCGGAAAGACGATCGTCATCGAGCAGGGAGTTGAGATGCTGCGGCCGAGCCGGCTTCATGTCTCCGCGACACTCTCGGGTGACAGTGTGACGAATGTGTTCGTCGGAGGGCGCACCATTCCTGTTGCAATGGGACGCCTTTTCCTGCCGTGA
- a CDS encoding response regulator — protein sequence MRPKKTILCVDDNEQVLSVRTFLLETRGYRVIPVLSAQHALEVVEQSLPGSIDLLLCDLLMPQMDGNELVRRAKQLHPSLPAMIVSGTVASFDRACCADVFLPKGGCSPAEMIERIRVLVARKRGPKKVHTLPQVSPVLASAVAS from the coding sequence TTGCGTCCCAAGAAGACGATCCTCTGTGTAGATGACAACGAACAAGTCCTCTCTGTCCGCACCTTTCTACTTGAAACACGTGGCTACCGGGTGATTCCAGTTCTCTCGGCGCAACATGCGCTTGAGGTTGTGGAGCAGTCGCTTCCAGGCTCGATCGATCTGCTGCTCTGCGATCTGCTGATGCCGCAGATGGACGGCAACGAACTGGTTCGCCGCGCCAAGCAACTCCACCCGTCACTCCCTGCGATGATTGTCTCCGGCACGGTCGCCTCGTTCGATCGCGCCTGCTGCGCCGATGTCTTTCTTCCCAAGGGCGGTTGCTCGCCAGCCGAGATGATCGAGCGGATTCGCGTGCTCGTCGCCCGCAAGCGTGGCCCGAAGAAGGTTCACACCTTGCCGCAGGTTTCTCCTGTCCTTGCCAGTGCTGTCGCTTCGTAG